A region of the Zhihengliuella halotolerans genome:
CCGCATCCGGCTGGTGCTCGCGGCCCTCGACGAGAGGCTCGACGAGAACGCCTACATCGTTCCCGGCCTCGGCGACGCCGGCGATCGCCTGTACGGTCTGGCGCAGTAACTCCCGGCCCGCAACCCTCAGCCGGCGAGCGGCAGCCGGACCTCGAACGTCGTGCGGCCCGGCCGGCCGTCTTCGCGGCGCCGGCTGGTCACGTCGATCGATCCGCCGTGCGCCTCCACGATCGCCTTGACGATCGGCAGGCCCAGCCCAGTCGTGCCGTCCGAGCCCGACCGCGCCGCGTCCGCGCGCGTAAAGCGCTCGAACACGTGCGGCAGGAAGTCCGCGGTGATCCCGTCGCCGTCGTCGCTCACTGTCAGGGCCAGCGGCCCGTTGCCGCGGGCGGTGAGGCGCACCGTCACCCGCGTGCCCTCCGGCGTGTGCTTGCGGGCGTTGGCGAGCAGGTTCGCCACGACCTGCCGCAGCTGCGCCTCATCGCCGCGCGTCTCGACGGCCTCCGCCGGCACGTCCAGCTCCCACGTGTGGCTCGGCGCAGTGACCTGGAAGTCCGCGGCCTCCTCGACCACGAGGCGCGAGAGGTCGACGACGGCGCCGCCGCCCGGACCGCCCGCCGCGGCGGAGGCGTCGTCGTGCCGTGCCTTGCGCTCGTCGAGGCGTGCCAACAGGAGCAGGTCGTCGACGAGAGAGCCCATGCGCCGGCTCTGGTCGAGCACGCGGCTCATCGCGGTGCGCCCGTCGTCGCTGAGGTGCTCGGTGGCGTTGACGAGCTCCGAATAGCCGCGCACCGCGGCGAGCGGCGTGCGGAGCTCGTGCGAGGCGTCCCCGACGAACTGGCGCAGTTTCTCCTCCGAGGCCTGGCGCGCCTCCAGGGCGCTCGTGACATTGTCCAGCAGGCCGTTGAGCGCGTGCCCGACGTTGCCGGCCTCGGTGCCGGGGACGGCGTCGTCGGCGGCGACGCGTTCGGCGACCTGCACGCGGCCGGCGTCGAGCTCCAGATTGGAGACGTGCGTGGCGACCGCCGAGACCCGCTCGAGGGGCTTGAGCGAGCGGCGGACGATGACGGATCCGAGGAGGGCCGTAGCCGTGAGGCCGGCGAATGAGACGACGAGTATGGTCCACGTCAGCTGGTCCAAAGTGGTCTGCGTCCGGGACTCGGGCAGGCCCATGATGAGGACCGCGTCGTCGATGCGGCTCGCGGAGACGCGGTAGTCGCCGATGCTCAGCTCGAGGGACTGCGGCTCGCGGCCGAGCGGGGTGCTCAGCAGTTCCCGCTGGTCGTCAGGGGAGAGCAGCGATACCGTGTGGTGCTTGCCCGTCGTCGAGTCGAGGACGCCGCCGACACCGAGACGGTCGCCGGTGACCAGGAAGCTCAGCGTTCCCGATGCCTGTCCGGGGGCGGAGAGCGGATTGCCGTTCGGGAACCCGCGCTGCACGTCCTCGGCGCGCTGGGTGGCCTGGGCAAGCTCAGAGTCGAGTTGGCCGTACAGCTGCGAGCGCATCACCGTCTGCGTGATCAGGCCGATAACCAGGCAGATCAGCGCCAGCATGGCGACGAGTGCCAGCAGCATGCGCGTGCGAAGGCTCATGCGGCGGGCTTGAGGACGTATCCCGCCCCGCGGACGGTATGGATCATGGGCTCGCGGCCGGCGTCGATCTTCTTGCGCAGGTAGGAGATGTAGAGCTCGACGATGTTGGCCTGGCCGCCGAAGTCGTACTCCCAGACGTTGGTGAGGATCTGCCCCTTGCTCATGACGCGACGGGCGTTCTCCATCAGGAAGCGCAGCAGGTCGAACTCCGTCGCGGTCAGTGTGATCGATTCTCCGCCGCGCCGAGCCTCCCGCAAGTCGAGGTCCAGCACCAGGTCGCCGACGACGATCTCTGCTGCATCCGAGGCGGTCACGCCCGAACGCTCGACCAGGCGGTGCAGGCGCAGGAGCACCTCTTCCAGACTGAACGGCTTCGTCACGTAGTCGTCGCCGCCCGAGGCGAGGCCTTCGATCTTGTTCTCCGTCGAGTCCTTGGCCGTGAGGAACAGGACGGGGACATCCGGCAGGAAGGCGCGGATCTTGCTGAGGACCTCGGGGCCGTCGAAGCCCGGCAGCATCCAATCGAGGATCAGCACGTCGGGCGTGAACTCGCGAGCGGCGGCGACGGCGTCCGGGCCGTCGTGCGCGATCCGCGTCTCCCAGCCCATCATCCGCGAGCCCATGCTGACGAGTTCGGCGAGGGATGGTTCGTCGTCCACGACCAGCGCGCGCACGGGGGAGCCGTCCGGGTGGGTGAGGCGTGGCAGCTGGTGCGGGGCGAAGTTCTCCGGGGTCATACCTCTACTGTGCCTCGGCAGTGTGAGCCGAATCTAGGTCTGGCCTGTGCGGAGACTGTGAAAGTATGGAAGCCAGCCGACGCTTTAGCACGTCGGCGTCAAGCATCCCGGCTGAGAACCCGGAGTATGACACCTCCTGCACCAACGTATAAGTATTCGCTAGTGCTCATAAAGGTGCGGACGTTTCGAGCACGTTGAACAGATCTAACATCCCCGAGCAATTTCTGTGAGCATTTCGACCGACGCGAAGCGAATGATGCGGAAATGTGCCGATAGTGATCCTGATCACAAAATGCACCACTTGTCTCACATGATGGACAACTCGGGCGAATATTACTTGCGGGTCGGGTTTGCCGCACGTCACACTGGGCAATGTGATCGTTGATCGGTACAGGACGCGCCTCGGCTCTTCACACGGACCGAAGTGGACCCTGACCGGCTCGACGCGCCGGCTCACCGCACAGTAATGAGGTTTACAGATGTCCGTCACTTCCGGATACGTCCACATCTCCGTTCGCAATGCCCAGAACCGCGCTGCAGCAGCGCAGCGTCAGGCCTCCAGCCATGCTGGCTACGGTGCCGCGGCGCCGCAGCGTCCGCTGCACGCCGTCCCGGGCGTGCAGGAGCGGCAGCCCATGACCGCGCCGATGCCCGTTGTTTCGCAGAACAGCCAGGCGCGCGGCCCTCAGGCGGTCAAGAGCGATACGGAAGCGCGCGGCTTTGTTCTCTACGTCGGCATGGACGAGGCGACCGCCCAGGCCGCCGGCACGTCCCTCGGCAAGCTTGCCACGCAGGTACGCGCCTTCCTCCAAACGCTGGCCCCCGACGCCAAGACCCACGCCGCAGTAGCGCTCGCTCCGGCCGACGCGCAGGGCGACAATATCGACGTCGTGCGCCAGGCGCTCGGGGACCCGACGGTCTCCCGCCGGCCCCGCGCGGAGGCGGCCCGTGCCCAGCAGGCTGCCCCGCGGCCCTCCGGCGTTCTCATTGACCTTTCCCGGCGCGAGGTCCACCTCGACGGCGAGTCGCTCAACCTCACCTACAAGGAGTTCGAGCTGCTCAACTACCTTGTTGAGAACGGCACGCGCACCGTCGGCCGCGAGGAGCTGCTCACCAACCTGTGGCGCAATGCCGAGGAGATCCCGAACGAGCGCACCATCGACGTGCACATCCGGCGTCTGCGCTCGAAGCTCGGGCGCCTGGCAAACACCGTTCGCACCGTGCGCGGCCAGGGCTACCGCTTCTACGAGCACCCCGAGGTCGTCGTCTGGGCCGCACCGGAGTACTCCATCTAGTCAGAATTAGCCATCGCAGCGGCCGTTCCCCGACAGGGGAGCGGCCGCGAGTCGCTTAACGGGTGTTCTGCGCGGATAGGGTTGGGGCATGAGCGACCATCACATCAAGCGCCTGCTGCTGCTGAGGCATGCCAAGGCCGCCTTCCCGTTCGGCGTCGAGGATCACTCGAGGCCGCTGGGCTCCAGCGGCGATGCGGCCGCTCCGCTCGCCGGCCGCTGGATGGTGGAGAACGATGTGGTCCCCGACTACATCGTCTGCTCCGACGCGCTCCGCACCCGCTCGACGTGCGCGTGGGTCTCGAGTGAACTGGGCGAGGCCGGTCCGACGCCGTACATCGACTCGCGCGTCTACGGTGCAGGTCCCGCCCGGTTGCTTTCGATCATCAACGAGACCCCGGAGACGGTCAGGACGCTGCTGGTCATCGGGCACCTGCCGACCGTCCAGGAGCTCGCCATGAATCTGGCGTCCAAAGAGTCCGACGAGTCCGCTGTGATGGACCTGGCGACGGAGTACCCGCCGCTCGGGCTGACGCTGCTCGAGGCGACCAAGCCGTGGGCCGAACTCGACGGTCGGGACGCCCGCGTCACGCGGTTCGCGGTGCCGCGCCCGTAGGCAGCGCAGGCCGCCCGGCGACCTCCTGCTGCTTCTCGAGCGCTTTCAGGGGGAGGCGGCTGCGGACAGCAAAAAGGCCCCGCCGAAGCGGAGCCTTTTCACATTTTGTGCGCCCAAAGGGATTCGAACCCCTGACCTTCTGTTCCGTAGACAGACGCTCTATCCAGCTGAGCTATGGGCGCATATTTTGTTGTTTTCGCCGCCCGCCGTGCGTTCGACCTGTTCAACTATACACACGCTATTTGGGGGTGCAAAATCGGATGCCTCCTCTCGAGGCTGGGCTGGCCCCGATTTGTCGATCAGGACCCGTATAACTAGACCGGTCTACGTGACCTTAATCACAGCAAAGTCGCGCGGAACCCCGAAAACCCGGGGAAGTGTCGACCCGGAAGGCTTGATACCAGCCGGTAGTGCGAAGTCCATCACATTGGCGACGGGAGCTGCGCCCGTAGCATCGATACACCAGTAACAGCCCAATGGAGGGAATGGACATGAGCGAGAGCTCCACCAAGCAGGTCGACGACGCGCGGACTACGGCGCCAACTTCTCACGCGGCTCTGTCCGCCTGGGTGGCCGAGGTTGCCGAGATGACGAATCCTGCTGAGGTGTATTGGGTTGACGGCAGCCAGGAGGAGAACGACAGGCTGACCGCTGAGCTCGTCCAGACTGGAACATTTCGCCGGCTCAACGACGAGAGGTTCCCCAATTCCTTCGCCGCCTTCTCCGACCCGGCCGACGTCGCCCGGGTCGAGGAGCGGACGTTCATCTGCTCGCAGGAGGAGAGGGACTCCGGCTTCACCAACAACTGGATGGACCCGGAGCAGATGAAGGGCATCCTTACGGAGCGCTTCACCGGCTCGATGGCAGGGCGCACGATGTACGTGATCCCGTTCGTGATGGGCCCCCTCGACGCCGAGGAGCCCCAGTACGGGGTCGAGATCACCGACTCCGCCTACGTCGTCGTCTCGATGCGGATCATGGCGCGCATCGGCACCGATGTGCTGCGCAAGATGGAAGCCGAGAACGCGTTCTTCGTGCCGGCGCTGCACTCCGTCGGCGCGCCGCTGGCGCCCGGGCAGGACGACGTCGCCTGGCCGTGCAACCCGGAGAAGTGGATTGTGCACTTCCCCGAGGAGCGCTCGATCTGGTCTTTCGGTTCCGGCTACGGCGGCAACGCGCTCCTCGGCAAGAAGTGCTACGCGCTGCGTATCGCCTCGGTCATCGCCCGCGATGAGGGTTGGCTCGCCGAGCACATGCTCATCCTCCGGCTGACGAGCCCCGAGGGCCGCTCCTACAACATCGCTGGCGCCTTCCCGTCGGCGTGCGGCAAGACCAACCTGGCGCTGCTCGACCCGACGATCGACGGCTGGAAGGCCGAGACGCTCGGCGACGACATCAACTGGATGCGCATCGGCAAGGACGGCGAACTGCGCGGCGTCAACCCGGAGTACGGTCTGTTCGGCGTCGCCCCCGGCACTGGCTGGTCCACGAACCCGAACGCGA
Encoded here:
- a CDS encoding winged helix-turn-helix domain-containing protein is translated as MSVTSGYVHISVRNAQNRAAAAQRQASSHAGYGAAAPQRPLHAVPGVQERQPMTAPMPVVSQNSQARGPQAVKSDTEARGFVLYVGMDEATAQAAGTSLGKLATQVRAFLQTLAPDAKTHAAVALAPADAQGDNIDVVRQALGDPTVSRRPRAEAARAQQAAPRPSGVLIDLSRREVHLDGESLNLTYKEFELLNYLVENGTRTVGREELLTNLWRNAEEIPNERTIDVHIRRLRSKLGRLANTVRTVRGQGYRFYEHPEVVVWAAPEYSI
- a CDS encoding response regulator transcription factor is translated as MTPENFAPHQLPRLTHPDGSPVRALVVDDEPSLAELVSMGSRMMGWETRIAHDGPDAVAAAREFTPDVLILDWMLPGFDGPEVLSKIRAFLPDVPVLFLTAKDSTENKIEGLASGGDDYVTKPFSLEEVLLRLHRLVERSGVTASDAAEIVVGDLVLDLDLREARRGGESITLTATEFDLLRFLMENARRVMSKGQILTNVWEYDFGGQANIVELYISYLRKKIDAGREPMIHTVRGAGYVLKPAA
- a CDS encoding sensor histidine kinase, producing the protein MSLRTRMLLALVAMLALICLVIGLITQTVMRSQLYGQLDSELAQATQRAEDVQRGFPNGNPLSAPGQASGTLSFLVTGDRLGVGGVLDSTTGKHHTVSLLSPDDQRELLSTPLGREPQSLELSIGDYRVSASRIDDAVLIMGLPESRTQTTLDQLTWTILVVSFAGLTATALLGSVIVRRSLKPLERVSAVATHVSNLELDAGRVQVAERVAADDAVPGTEAGNVGHALNGLLDNVTSALEARQASEEKLRQFVGDASHELRTPLAAVRGYSELVNATEHLSDDGRTAMSRVLDQSRRMGSLVDDLLLLARLDERKARHDDASAAAGGPGGGAVVDLSRLVVEEAADFQVTAPSHTWELDVPAEAVETRGDEAQLRQVVANLLANARKHTPEGTRVTVRLTARGNGPLALTVSDDGDGITADFLPHVFERFTRADAARSGSDGTTGLGLPIVKAIVEAHGGSIDVTSRRREDGRPGRTTFEVRLPLAG
- a CDS encoding phosphoenolpyruvate carboxykinase (GTP); protein product: MSESSTKQVDDARTTAPTSHAALSAWVAEVAEMTNPAEVYWVDGSQEENDRLTAELVQTGTFRRLNDERFPNSFAAFSDPADVARVEERTFICSQEERDSGFTNNWMDPEQMKGILTERFTGSMAGRTMYVIPFVMGPLDAEEPQYGVEITDSAYVVVSMRIMARIGTDVLRKMEAENAFFVPALHSVGAPLAPGQDDVAWPCNPEKWIVHFPEERSIWSFGSGYGGNALLGKKCYALRIASVIARDEGWLAEHMLILRLTSPEGRSYNIAGAFPSACGKTNLALLDPTIDGWKAETLGDDINWMRIGKDGELRGVNPEYGLFGVAPGTGWSTNPNAMRAIAKGNSVFTNVALTDDGGVWWEGMTDEVPEHLTDWQGNDWTPESGRPAAHPNSRFCTPISQIDMLSDEYYSPDGVEIHAILFGGRRKTTIPLVTEARSWANGVFMGSTLSSETTAAASGAVGVVRRDPMAMLPFIGYNAGDYLNHWDKISGLLSAERRPKIFLVNWFRRTQDGGFAWPGFGDNSRVLKWVVERIEGTADANETPIGFVPTGDSIDLTGLADYNAADVEAAVNVDKDEWAAEIDGIEQWYANFGEALPASLRAELDGLKERLGA
- a CDS encoding SixA phosphatase family protein, giving the protein MSDHHIKRLLLLRHAKAAFPFGVEDHSRPLGSSGDAAAPLAGRWMVENDVVPDYIVCSDALRTRSTCAWVSSELGEAGPTPYIDSRVYGAGPARLLSIINETPETVRTLLVIGHLPTVQELAMNLASKESDESAVMDLATEYPPLGLTLLEATKPWAELDGRDARVTRFAVPRP